From Cronobacter turicensis z3032, the proteins below share one genomic window:
- the atpB gene encoding ATP synthase subunit a, with amino-acid sequence MSAGEISTPQEYIGHHLNNLQIDLRTFSLVDPHNPPATFWTLNIDSMFFSVVLGLLFLVLFRKVAKHATSGVPGKFQTAVELVIGFVHGSVQDMYHGKSKLIAPLALTIFVWVFLMNLMDLLPIDLLPYIGEHVFGLPALRVVPSADVNITLSMALGVFILILFYSIKMKGVGGFTKELTLQPFNHPVFIPVNLILEGVSLLSKPVSLGLRLFGNMYAGELIFILIAGLLPWWSQWLLNVPWAIFHILIITLQAFIFMVLTIVYLSMASEEH; translated from the coding sequence ATGTCTGCAGGAGAAATCTCGACGCCGCAGGAGTACATAGGCCACCATCTGAATAACCTTCAGATTGACCTGCGTACCTTCTCGCTGGTGGATCCGCATAACCCCCCGGCCACCTTCTGGACGCTCAACATCGACTCGATGTTTTTCTCAGTGGTGCTGGGCCTGTTATTCCTGGTTCTGTTCCGTAAAGTCGCGAAACATGCGACCAGCGGCGTGCCGGGCAAATTCCAGACAGCGGTAGAGCTGGTTATCGGCTTTGTGCATGGTAGCGTACAAGACATGTACCACGGCAAAAGCAAGCTCATTGCGCCGCTGGCCCTGACGATTTTCGTCTGGGTATTCCTGATGAACCTGATGGATTTACTGCCTATCGACCTGCTGCCGTACATCGGCGAGCACGTATTTGGTTTGCCTGCCCTGCGCGTGGTGCCGTCTGCGGACGTGAACATCACCCTCTCCATGGCGCTTGGTGTGTTTATCCTCATTCTTTTCTACAGCATCAAAATGAAAGGCGTTGGCGGCTTTACTAAAGAGCTGACGCTGCAGCCGTTCAATCACCCGGTATTTATCCCGGTCAACCTGATCCTGGAAGGTGTGAGCCTGCTGTCCAAACCGGTTTCTCTCGGTCTGCGACTGTTCGGCAACATGTATGCCGGTGAGCTGATTTTCATTCTGATTGCGGGTCTTCTGCCGTGGTGGTCACAGTGGTTATTAAATGTGCCTTGGGCCATTTTCCACATCCTGATCATTACGTTGCAGGCCTTCATTTTCATGGTTCTGACGATTGTCTATCTGTCGATGGCATCTGAAGAGCATTGA
- the atpA gene encoding ATP synthase subunit alpha, with protein sequence MQLNSTEISELIKQRIAQFNVVSEAHNEGTIVSVSDGVIRIHGLADCMQGEMISLPGNRYAIALNLERDSVGAVVMGPYADLAEGMKVKCTGRILEVPVGRGLLGRVVNTLGAPIDGKGPVEHDGFSPIEVIAPGVIERQSVDQPVQTGYKSVDAMIPIGRGQRELIIGDRQTGKTAMAIDAIINQRDSGIKCVYVAIGQKASTISNVVRKLEEHGALSNTIVVVATASESAALQYLAPYAGCAMGEYFRDRGEDALIVYDDLSKQAVAYRQVSLLLRRPPGREAFPGDVFYLHSRLLERASRVNAEYVENFTKGEVKGKTGSLTALPIIETQAGDVSAFVPTNVISITDGQIFLETNLFNSGIRPAVNPGISVSRVGGAAQTKIIKKLSGGIRTALAQYRELAAFSQFASDLDEATRKQLSHGQKVTELLKQKQYAPMSVAQQGLVLFAAERGYLEDVELAKIGSFEAALLAYADRDHAPLMQEINQNGGYNDEIEGKLKSLLDSFKATQSW encoded by the coding sequence ATGCAACTGAATTCCACCGAAATCAGCGAACTGATCAAGCAGCGCATTGCTCAGTTCAATGTTGTGAGCGAAGCTCATAACGAAGGTACTATTGTTTCTGTAAGCGACGGTGTTATCCGCATCCACGGCCTGGCCGATTGTATGCAGGGTGAGATGATTTCCCTGCCGGGTAACCGTTACGCTATCGCACTGAACCTGGAGCGTGACTCCGTAGGTGCAGTGGTTATGGGTCCGTACGCTGACCTCGCCGAAGGCATGAAGGTGAAGTGTACTGGCCGTATTCTTGAAGTGCCGGTTGGCCGTGGCCTGCTGGGCCGTGTGGTTAACACCCTCGGCGCGCCGATCGACGGTAAAGGTCCGGTTGAACACGATGGCTTCTCGCCAATCGAAGTTATCGCACCGGGCGTTATCGAGCGTCAGTCCGTAGACCAGCCTGTACAGACCGGTTATAAGTCCGTTGACGCCATGATCCCAATCGGTCGTGGTCAGCGTGAACTGATCATCGGCGACCGTCAGACCGGTAAAACCGCGATGGCTATCGACGCCATCATCAACCAGCGCGACTCCGGCATCAAATGCGTGTATGTGGCTATCGGCCAGAAAGCGTCCACCATTTCTAACGTGGTTCGTAAACTGGAAGAGCACGGCGCGCTGTCTAACACCATCGTTGTCGTCGCGACGGCTTCTGAATCCGCTGCGCTGCAATACCTGGCGCCGTACGCCGGTTGCGCGATGGGCGAATACTTCCGCGACCGCGGCGAAGACGCGCTGATCGTTTACGATGACCTGTCTAAACAGGCTGTGGCTTACCGTCAGGTTTCCCTGCTGCTCCGTCGTCCGCCAGGACGTGAAGCATTCCCGGGCGACGTGTTCTACCTCCACTCCCGTCTGCTGGAGCGCGCATCCCGCGTTAACGCGGAATACGTTGAGAACTTCACCAAAGGTGAAGTGAAAGGTAAAACCGGCTCCCTGACTGCGCTGCCGATCATCGAAACCCAGGCGGGTGACGTTTCTGCGTTCGTTCCGACCAACGTAATTTCTATTACCGATGGTCAGATCTTCCTGGAAACCAACCTGTTTAACTCCGGTATTCGTCCGGCCGTTAACCCGGGTATCTCCGTATCGCGTGTAGGTGGTGCTGCTCAGACCAAGATCATCAAGAAACTGTCCGGTGGTATTCGTACCGCGCTGGCGCAGTATCGTGAACTGGCGGCGTTCTCTCAGTTCGCCTCCGATCTGGACGAAGCAACCCGTAAACAGCTGAGCCACGGCCAGAAAGTCACTGAACTGCTCAAGCAGAAACAGTACGCGCCGATGTCCGTTGCACAGCAGGGCCTGGTCCTGTTCGCGGCGGAACGCGGTTACCTCGAAGATGTGGAACTGGCGAAAATCGGTAGCTTCGAAGCCGCTCTGCTGGCTTACGCTGACCGTGATCACGCTCCGCTGATGCAAGAGATTAACCAGAACGGTGGCTATAACGATGAGATCGAAGGCAAGCTGAAAAGCCTCCTCGATTCCTTCAAAGCAACCCAGTCCTGGTAA
- the atpD gene encoding ATP synthase subunit beta: MATGKIVQVIGAVVDVEFPQDAVPKVYDALEVTNGNEHLVLEVQQQLGGGIVRTIAMGSSDGLRRGLVVTDLEHPIEVPVGKATLGRIMNVLGQPIDMKGDIGEEERWAIHRAAPSYEELSSSQELLETGIKVIDLMCPFAKGGKVGLFGGAGVGKTVNMMELIRNIAIEHSGYSVFAGVGERTREGNDFYHEMTDSNVLDKVSLVYGQMNEPPGNRLRVALTGLTMAEKFREEGRDVLLFVDNIYRYTLAGTEVSALLGRMPSAVGYQPTLAEEMGVLQERITSTKTGSITSVQAVYVPADDLTDPSPATTFAHLDATVVLSRQIASLGIYPAVDPLDSTSRQLDPLVVGQEHYDTARGVQSILQRYQELKDIIAILGMDELSEEDKLVVARARKIQRFLSQPFFVAEVFTGAPGKYVSLKDTIRGFKGIMEGEYDHLPEQAFYMVGSIDEAVEKAKKL, from the coding sequence ATGGCTACTGGAAAGATTGTCCAGGTAATCGGCGCCGTGGTGGACGTCGAGTTCCCTCAGGATGCTGTACCGAAAGTGTACGACGCCCTTGAGGTAACGAATGGTAATGAGCATCTGGTGCTGGAAGTCCAGCAGCAGCTCGGCGGCGGTATCGTACGTACCATCGCTATGGGTTCTTCTGATGGTCTGCGTCGTGGTCTGGTTGTTACCGATCTCGAACACCCGATTGAAGTACCGGTAGGTAAAGCGACCCTCGGTCGTATCATGAACGTTCTGGGTCAGCCTATCGACATGAAAGGCGATATCGGCGAAGAAGAGCGTTGGGCGATTCACCGCGCGGCGCCGTCCTATGAAGAGCTGTCCAGCTCTCAGGAACTGCTGGAAACCGGCATCAAAGTTATCGACCTGATGTGTCCGTTCGCGAAGGGCGGTAAAGTTGGTCTGTTCGGTGGTGCTGGTGTAGGTAAAACCGTAAACATGATGGAGCTGATCCGTAACATCGCGATCGAGCACTCCGGTTACTCCGTGTTTGCGGGCGTGGGCGAACGTACCCGTGAAGGTAACGACTTCTACCACGAAATGACCGACTCCAACGTACTGGACAAAGTATCCCTGGTATACGGCCAGATGAACGAGCCGCCGGGAAACCGTCTGCGCGTTGCGCTGACCGGCCTGACCATGGCTGAGAAGTTCCGTGAGGAAGGTCGTGACGTACTGCTGTTCGTCGATAACATCTACCGTTACACCCTGGCCGGTACTGAAGTATCCGCACTGCTGGGTCGTATGCCTTCAGCGGTAGGTTATCAGCCGACCCTGGCGGAAGAGATGGGCGTTCTGCAGGAGCGTATCACCTCCACCAAAACCGGTTCTATCACCTCCGTACAGGCGGTATACGTACCGGCGGATGACTTGACTGACCCGTCACCAGCCACCACCTTTGCGCACCTTGACGCAACCGTGGTACTGAGCCGTCAGATCGCGTCCCTGGGTATCTACCCGGCCGTTGACCCGCTGGATTCCACCAGCCGTCAGCTGGACCCGCTGGTAGTAGGTCAGGAGCACTACGACACCGCTCGCGGCGTGCAGTCCATCCTGCAGCGTTATCAGGAGCTGAAAGACATCATCGCCATCCTCGGTATGGACGAGCTGTCTGAAGAAGACAAACTGGTCGTTGCGCGTGCTCGTAAAATTCAGCGCTTCCTGTCCCAGCCGTTCTTCGTGGCAGAAGTCTTTACCGGCGCGCCGGGCAAATACGTATCGCTGAAAGACACCATCCGTGGCTTTAAAGGCATCATGGAAGGTGAATACGATCATCTGCCGGAGCAGGCGTTCTACATGGTTGGCTCCATTGATGAAGCCGTGGAAAAAGCCAAAAAACTTTAA
- the glmU gene encoding Bifunctional protein glmU: protein MSSHAMSVVILAAGKGTRMYSDLPKVLHTLAGKPMVQHVIDAAKHVGAQHVHLVYGHGGDLLQSTLKDASLNWVLQAEQLGTGHAMQQAAPFFSDDEDVLMLYGDVPLISVETLQQLCAAKPQGGIGLLTVKLDDPTGYGRITRENGKVSGIVEHKDASDEQRQINEINTGILVANGADLKRWLAKLDNNNAQGEYYITDIIAMAWNEGREIAAVHPQRLSEVEGVNNRLQLARLERVYQAEQAEKLLLAGVMLRDPARFDLRGTLKHGRDVEIDANVIIEGDVVLGHRVKIGAGCVIKNSVIGDDCEVSPYSVVEDARLDAACTIGPFARLRPGAELLEGAHVGNFVEMKKARLGKGSKAGHLTYLGDAEIGDNVNIGAGTITCNYDGANKHKTIIGDDVFVGSDTQLVAPVTVAKGATIAAGTTVTRNIAENELVLTRVPQVHKQGWRRPVKKK from the coding sequence ATGTCTAGCCATGCTATGAGCGTTGTGATCCTTGCCGCTGGCAAAGGCACGCGCATGTACTCCGATCTTCCAAAAGTGCTGCACACCCTGGCCGGGAAGCCGATGGTGCAACACGTGATTGACGCCGCAAAGCATGTCGGCGCGCAACATGTTCATCTGGTTTACGGTCATGGCGGCGATCTGCTGCAAAGCACCCTCAAAGACGCCTCGCTCAACTGGGTATTACAGGCAGAACAGCTCGGCACTGGCCATGCGATGCAGCAGGCGGCGCCGTTCTTTAGCGACGATGAAGATGTGCTGATGCTCTACGGCGACGTTCCGCTGATCTCTGTTGAGACTCTGCAACAGCTCTGCGCGGCGAAGCCGCAGGGCGGCATTGGCCTGTTAACCGTGAAGCTCGACGACCCGACCGGCTATGGCCGCATTACCCGTGAGAACGGAAAAGTCTCCGGGATCGTTGAGCATAAAGATGCCAGCGACGAGCAGCGCCAGATTAACGAAATCAACACCGGCATCCTGGTGGCCAACGGCGCGGATCTGAAGCGCTGGCTGGCGAAGCTCGACAATAACAATGCGCAGGGCGAATACTACATCACCGACATCATCGCGATGGCCTGGAACGAAGGCCGTGAGATTGCCGCTGTACATCCGCAGCGTTTAAGCGAAGTGGAAGGCGTGAACAACCGCCTGCAGCTGGCGCGTCTTGAACGCGTTTACCAGGCCGAGCAGGCCGAGAAACTGCTGCTGGCGGGCGTGATGCTGCGCGACCCGGCGCGTTTTGATCTGCGCGGCACCCTGAAACACGGGCGCGATGTCGAGATCGACGCTAACGTGATTATTGAAGGCGATGTTGTGCTGGGCCATCGCGTCAAAATCGGCGCGGGCTGCGTGATTAAAAACAGCGTCATCGGCGACGACTGCGAAGTCAGCCCCTACAGCGTGGTGGAAGACGCTCGTCTTGACGCCGCCTGTACTATCGGGCCGTTCGCGCGTCTGCGTCCGGGCGCGGAGCTTCTCGAAGGCGCGCATGTCGGCAACTTCGTTGAGATGAAAAAAGCGCGTCTGGGTAAAGGCTCGAAAGCGGGTCACCTGACTTATCTTGGCGACGCGGAGATCGGCGATAACGTTAACATCGGCGCAGGCACCATCACCTGTAACTATGATGGCGCTAATAAACACAAAACCATCATTGGCGACGATGTGTTTGTCGGCTCCGATACCCAATTAGTCGCGCCGGTCACGGTGGCGAAAGGCGCGACCATCGCTGCAGGTACAACGGTGACGCGCAACATCGCGGAAAACGAGCTGGTGCTCACCCGCGTGCCGCAGGTGCACAAGCAGGGCTGGCGTCGCCCGGTGAAGAAAAAATAA
- the atpE gene encoding ATP synthase subunit c: MENLNMDLLYMAAAVMMGLAAIGAAIGIGILGGKFLEGAARQPDLIPLLRTQFFIVMGLVDAIPMIAVGLGLYVMFAVA, encoded by the coding sequence ATGGAAAACCTGAATATGGATCTGCTGTACATGGCTGCCGCTGTGATGATGGGTCTGGCGGCAATCGGTGCTGCGATCGGTATCGGCATCCTCGGGGGCAAATTCCTGGAAGGCGCTGCGCGCCAGCCTGATCTGATTCCTCTGCTGCGTACTCAGTTCTTTATCGTAATGGGTCTGGTGGATGCAATCCCGATGATCGCTGTGGGTCTGGGTCTGTACGTGATGTTCGCCGTCGCGTAG
- the atpG gene encoding ATP synthase gamma chain, translating to MAGAKEIRSKIASVQNTQKITKAMEMVAASKMRKSQDRMAASRPYADTMRKVIGHLATGNLEYKHPYLEERDVKRVGYLVVSTDRGLCGGLNINLFKKVLADMKVWSDKGVQSDIAMIGSKGVSFFNSVGGNIVAQVTGMGDNPSLSDLIGPVKVMLQAYDEGRLDKLYVVSNKFINTMSQAPTITQLLPLPASEDDELKHKSWDYLYEPDPKALLDTLLRRYVESQVYQGVVENLASEQAARMVAMKAATDNGGSLIKELQLVYNKARQASITQELTEIVSGAAAV from the coding sequence ATGGCCGGCGCAAAAGAGATACGTAGTAAGATCGCAAGCGTCCAGAACACGCAAAAGATCACTAAAGCGATGGAAATGGTCGCCGCTTCCAAAATGCGTAAATCGCAGGATCGCATGGCGGCCAGCCGTCCTTATGCAGATACCATGCGCAAAGTGATTGGTCACCTTGCTACCGGTAATCTGGAATACAAACACCCTTACCTGGAAGAACGCGACGTTAAGCGCGTGGGCTACCTGGTGGTGTCGACTGACCGTGGTCTGTGCGGCGGCTTGAACATTAACCTGTTCAAGAAAGTGCTGGCGGATATGAAAGTATGGTCCGATAAAGGCGTTCAGAGCGATATCGCAATGATCGGCTCTAAAGGCGTTTCTTTCTTCAATTCAGTAGGCGGCAACATTGTGGCGCAGGTCACCGGTATGGGGGACAACCCTTCCCTGTCCGATCTGATTGGCCCGGTCAAAGTGATGTTGCAGGCTTATGATGAAGGCCGTCTGGACAAGCTTTACGTTGTCAGCAACAAATTTATTAACACCATGTCTCAGGCTCCGACCATCACTCAACTGCTGCCGCTGCCGGCATCAGAAGACGATGAGTTGAAGCACAAATCCTGGGATTACCTGTACGAACCCGATCCGAAGGCGCTGCTGGACACCCTGCTGCGTCGCTATGTCGAATCGCAGGTTTATCAGGGAGTGGTTGAAAACCTGGCCAGCGAGCAGGCCGCACGAATGGTGGCGATGAAAGCCGCAACCGATAATGGCGGCAGCCTGATTAAAGAGCTGCAGTTGGTATACAACAAAGCTCGTCAGGCCAGCATTACTCAGGAACTCACCGAGATCGTCTCGGGGGCCGCCGCGGTTTAA
- the atpC gene encoding ATP synthase epsilon chain codes for MAMTYHLDVVSAEKQMFSGLVEKIQVTGSEGELGIYPGHAPLLTAIKPGMIRIVKQHGHEEYIYLSGGVLEVQPGTVTVLADTAIRGQDLDEARALEAKRKAEDHIRSSHGDVDYAQASAELAKAIAKLRVIELTKKAM; via the coding sequence ATGGCAATGACTTACCACCTGGATGTCGTCAGCGCAGAGAAACAAATGTTCTCTGGTCTGGTCGAGAAAATCCAGGTTACGGGTAGCGAAGGCGAGCTGGGTATCTACCCGGGCCACGCACCGCTGCTCACCGCCATTAAGCCTGGGATGATCCGCATCGTGAAACAGCACGGCCACGAAGAGTATATCTATCTCTCCGGCGGCGTGCTGGAAGTGCAGCCGGGCACCGTAACCGTGCTGGCTGACACTGCGATTCGCGGCCAGGATCTCGACGAAGCGCGAGCCCTGGAAGCGAAACGTAAAGCGGAAGACCATATCCGTAGCTCCCACGGTGACGTGGACTACGCTCAGGCTTCTGCTGAGCTGGCCAAGGCGATCGCCAAACTGCGCGTTATCGAGTTGACCAAAAAAGCGATGTAA
- the rsmG gene encoding Ribosomal RNA small subunit methyltransferase G has translation MLNTLSRLLDDAGITLPEHQKAQLVAYVDMLNKWNKAYNLTSVRDPNEMLVRHIMDSIVVEPHLKGSRFIDVGTGPGLPGIPLSIVRPDSHFTLLDSLGKRVRFLRQVQHELKLDNIAPVQSRVEAFPAEPPFDGVISRAFASLSDMVNWCHHLPGEQGRFYALKGQRPDDEISALSEGFAVEEIVRLSVPRLDGERHLVILKANRT, from the coding sequence GTGCTGAATACACTATCCCGCCTGCTTGATGACGCAGGGATTACGCTGCCCGAACACCAGAAAGCGCAGCTGGTGGCCTATGTCGATATGCTGAACAAGTGGAACAAGGCCTACAACCTCACCTCCGTACGTGACCCGAACGAGATGCTGGTGCGCCACATCATGGACAGCATCGTGGTAGAACCGCATTTAAAGGGTTCTCGTTTTATCGATGTCGGCACCGGTCCGGGCCTGCCGGGTATTCCGCTGTCGATTGTCCGCCCGGACAGCCATTTCACGCTGCTGGATAGCCTTGGCAAGCGCGTGCGCTTTTTGCGTCAGGTGCAACACGAGCTGAAGCTCGACAATATCGCGCCGGTACAAAGCCGCGTTGAAGCCTTCCCCGCCGAGCCGCCGTTCGATGGCGTTATCAGCCGCGCGTTCGCGTCGCTCTCCGATATGGTGAACTGGTGTCATCATCTGCCGGGCGAGCAGGGGCGTTTTTATGCTCTTAAAGGCCAGCGTCCTGATGATGAGATAAGTGCGCTGTCAGAAGGCTTTGCTGTTGAGGAAATCGTCAGGCTGTCGGTTCCGCGTCTCGACGGCGAGCGCCATCTGGTTATCCTTAAAGCAAACAGAACTTAA
- the atpH gene encoding ATP synthase subunit delta, with product MSEFVTVARPYAKAAFDFAVEHQSLDRWQDMLAFAAEVAKNEQMAELLSGALAPETLAKSFIAICGDQLDANGQNLIKVMAENGRLKVLPDVLEQFIQLRAALEATVEVEVTSASALSDEQLAKISAAMEKRLSRKVKLNCKIDKSVMAGVIIRSGDTVIDGSVRGRLERLADVLQS from the coding sequence ATGTCTGAATTTGTAACGGTAGCTCGCCCCTACGCCAAAGCAGCTTTTGACTTTGCCGTCGAACACCAAAGCCTCGACCGCTGGCAGGATATGCTGGCGTTTGCCGCTGAAGTGGCCAAAAACGAACAGATGGCTGAGCTCCTCTCTGGCGCCCTGGCGCCAGAAACGCTCGCTAAGTCGTTTATCGCAATCTGTGGTGACCAGTTAGACGCCAACGGCCAGAACCTGATTAAGGTGATGGCAGAAAACGGTCGTCTGAAGGTACTTCCTGATGTTCTTGAGCAGTTCATTCAGTTACGCGCAGCCCTTGAGGCTACCGTTGAAGTCGAAGTGACTTCTGCCAGCGCGCTGAGCGATGAACAGCTTGCGAAAATCAGCGCCGCGATGGAAAAACGTCTGTCACGCAAAGTGAAGCTGAATTGCAAAATTGATAAGTCTGTAATGGCGGGCGTCATCATCCGTTCGGGTGATACGGTCATTGACGGCAGCGTGCGCGGCCGTCTTGAGCGCCTCGCAGACGTCTTGCAGTCTTAA
- the mnmG gene encoding tRNA uridine 5-carboxymethylaminomethyl modification enzyme mnmG, translating to MFYPDPFDVIIIGGGHAGTEAAMAAARMGQQTLLLTHNIDTLGQMSCNPAIGGIGKGHLVKEVDALGGLMAKAIDQAGIQFRILNASKGPAVRATRAQADRVLYKQAVRTALENQPNLMIFQQAVDDLIVENDRVVGAVTQMGLKFRAKAVVLTVGTFLDGKIHIGLDNYSGGRAGDPPSVPLARRLRELPLRVSRLKTGTPPRIDARTIDFSVLDQQHGDNPMPVFSFMGSADQHPRQVPCYVTHTNEKTHDVIRNNLDRSPMYAGVIEGIGPRYCPSIEDKVMRFADRNAHQIFLEPEGLTSNEIYPNGISTSLPFDVQMQIVRSMKGMENAKIVRPGYAIEYDFFDPRDLKPTLESKYIQGLFFAGQINGTTGYEEAAAQGLLAGLNAGRYSAEKEGWAPGRSQAYLGVLVDDLCTLGTKEPYRMFTSRAEYRLMLREDNADLRLTEAGREMGLVDDARWARFNEKLENIERERQRLRSTWVTPSTASVEEINTVLTAPLSREASGEDLLRRPEMTYAQLTALSVFAPALDDVQAAEQVEIQVKYEGYIARQQDEIEKQQRNESTLLPATLDYRQVNGLSNEVIAKLNDHKPASIGQASRISGITPAAISILLVWLKKQGLLRRSA from the coding sequence ATGTTTTATCCGGATCCTTTTGACGTCATTATCATTGGCGGGGGTCATGCAGGTACCGAGGCCGCAATGGCCGCTGCACGCATGGGTCAACAGACCCTGCTTTTGACACACAATATCGACACGCTTGGACAGATGTCCTGCAACCCGGCGATCGGCGGTATTGGTAAAGGACATCTGGTTAAGGAAGTGGATGCCCTCGGCGGGCTTATGGCGAAAGCGATCGACCAGGCGGGTATTCAGTTTAGGATACTAAACGCCAGCAAAGGCCCGGCGGTTCGCGCTACCCGCGCTCAGGCGGATCGCGTGCTGTACAAGCAGGCCGTGCGTACTGCGCTGGAGAACCAGCCGAACCTGATGATCTTCCAGCAGGCCGTTGACGATCTGATCGTGGAAAACGATCGTGTGGTGGGCGCCGTCACGCAGATGGGGCTGAAATTCCGCGCAAAAGCGGTCGTCCTTACGGTCGGTACGTTCCTCGACGGCAAAATTCATATCGGGCTTGATAACTACAGCGGCGGCCGTGCGGGCGATCCGCCTTCCGTACCGCTGGCGCGTCGCCTGCGTGAACTGCCGCTGCGCGTCAGCCGCCTGAAAACCGGAACGCCGCCGCGTATCGACGCGCGTACCATCGATTTCAGCGTGCTCGATCAGCAGCATGGCGATAACCCGATGCCGGTCTTCTCGTTCATGGGATCCGCGGATCAGCATCCGCGTCAGGTGCCGTGCTATGTCACGCACACCAACGAAAAAACCCACGACGTGATCCGCAACAACCTCGATCGCAGCCCTATGTACGCCGGCGTGATTGAGGGGATCGGCCCGCGCTACTGCCCTTCTATCGAAGACAAAGTGATGCGCTTCGCCGATCGCAACGCGCACCAGATTTTCCTGGAGCCCGAAGGGCTGACCAGCAACGAAATTTACCCGAACGGCATCTCCACCAGCCTGCCGTTCGACGTGCAGATGCAAATCGTCCGTTCCATGAAAGGGATGGAGAACGCGAAGATTGTTCGCCCGGGCTACGCGATTGAGTACGATTTCTTCGATCCGCGCGACCTGAAGCCAACCCTGGAAAGCAAATACATCCAGGGGCTGTTCTTCGCAGGCCAGATCAACGGCACCACCGGTTATGAAGAAGCCGCCGCCCAGGGCCTGCTGGCTGGCCTTAACGCGGGCCGTTATTCGGCGGAGAAAGAGGGCTGGGCGCCAGGTCGCTCACAGGCGTATCTTGGCGTGCTGGTTGATGACCTCTGCACGCTCGGTACCAAAGAGCCGTACCGCATGTTTACCTCTCGCGCGGAATATCGTCTGATGCTGCGTGAAGACAACGCTGATTTACGCCTGACCGAAGCCGGTCGCGAAATGGGGCTGGTCGACGATGCGCGCTGGGCGCGTTTCAACGAGAAGCTGGAAAATATCGAGCGTGAGCGCCAGCGTCTGAGAAGCACCTGGGTGACGCCGTCTACCGCCTCGGTGGAAGAGATCAACACGGTGCTTACCGCGCCGCTCTCCCGTGAAGCTAGCGGTGAAGATCTGCTGCGTCGACCGGAAATGACCTATGCTCAGTTGACCGCGCTGTCGGTTTTCGCGCCGGCGCTGGATGACGTACAGGCGGCAGAGCAGGTTGAGATCCAGGTGAAATACGAAGGCTATATCGCCCGCCAGCAGGACGAGATAGAAAAACAGCAGCGTAACGAAAGCACGCTGCTGCCGGCGACGCTGGATTATCGCCAGGTGAATGGCCTCTCCAATGAGGTGATCGCCAAGCTTAACGATCATAAACCGGCATCGATTGGCCAGGCGTCCCGTATCTCCGGGATCACGCCCGCCGCTATCTCGATTCTGCTGGTCTGGCTGAAAAAACAGGGGCTACTGCGCCGCAGTGCCTGA
- the atpI gene encoding ATP synthase protein I, translating into MSASLMSKKVARKLLFIQFIAVLVAGLLFCLNDPFWGFSAVCGGLAVWLPNVLFMNFAWRHQAHTPAKGRVAWSFAFGEAFKVVATFTLLVVALACFKAVFLPLIVTWVSVLVVQILAPAVINNKG; encoded by the coding sequence ATGTCTGCGTCGCTCATGAGCAAAAAAGTGGCCCGCAAGCTTCTGTTCATCCAGTTCATCGCGGTTCTGGTGGCAGGATTGCTGTTTTGCCTCAACGATCCTTTCTGGGGCTTCTCCGCAGTATGCGGAGGGCTGGCAGTATGGCTGCCGAATGTGTTGTTTATGAATTTTGCCTGGCGTCATCAGGCGCATACACCCGCTAAAGGCCGCGTGGCATGGTCTTTCGCCTTCGGCGAAGCGTTCAAGGTGGTTGCGACCTTTACCCTGCTGGTGGTGGCGCTGGCGTGTTTCAAGGCGGTTTTCTTGCCGCTGATCGTGACGTGGGTTTCGGTGCTGGTTGTGCAGATACTGGCGCCAGCTGTAATTAACAACAAAGGGTAA
- the atpF gene encoding ATP synthase subunit b, with amino-acid sequence MNLNATILGQAIAFVLFVLFCMKYVWPPIMAAIEKRQKEIADGLSSAERAKKDLELAQSNATDQLKKAKAEAQVIIEQANKRRAQILDEAKAEAEQERNKIVAQAQAEIEAERKRAREELRKQVAILAVAGAEKIIERSVDEAANSDIVNKLVAEL; translated from the coding sequence GTGAATCTTAACGCAACAATCCTCGGCCAGGCCATCGCGTTTGTCCTGTTCGTTCTGTTCTGTATGAAGTACGTATGGCCGCCAATTATGGCTGCCATCGAAAAACGTCAGAAAGAAATTGCTGACGGTCTGTCTTCTGCAGAACGCGCTAAAAAGGATCTGGAGCTTGCACAGTCCAACGCGACCGACCAGCTGAAAAAAGCGAAAGCGGAAGCCCAGGTGATTATTGAGCAGGCGAACAAACGCCGCGCTCAGATCCTGGACGAAGCGAAAGCTGAAGCAGAGCAGGAACGTAACAAAATCGTGGCGCAGGCCCAGGCCGAAATCGAAGCCGAGCGTAAACGTGCCCGTGAAGAGCTGCGCAAGCAGGTTGCTATCCTGGCTGTTGCTGGCGCCGAGAAGATCATTGAACGTTCCGTGGATGAAGCTGCTAACAGCGACATCGTGAATAAACTGGTCGCTGAACTGTAA